The Palaemon carinicauda isolate YSFRI2023 chromosome 24, ASM3689809v2, whole genome shotgun sequence nucleotide sequence TAAATCTCCTTTTGTATTTAGGTTTTTATTTCCTCTCTCCaatctccttttgtatttaagttaTATCTGAGTTTCATGAATCCGGCCACCTTAATGAGGAGAGCCACCCACCGCAAAATGAGCCCCGCCAACCGCCCTCCTAAGGCGTGCCCAAGGGCCAGGTCTCAGTGCCCATGAAATTCGATCCCCATTCGAACATCTGTCGTTTTATCCTTAAGCATCGGTTCAAGAcgaaaaaacaaacataaaacacaTCGTAAAGCGGCGACGAATGATACCCACCGACACGACAAACTATTGAGGCGAGGCACTAAACTACTACTTAAAATACGCTCCTCAAACCCCAGTCACTTATAATTAAGTGTTGACCCTTTAAGTGGCATCTTTAAGTGCCACACATGTGACTATTTGTAGGTAATTAGTAGTGAGCGCTTTCTAGTCTGAAAAGACACACCTTTGCGAAGGGTAGGAAATTCTTAACGTGCTCTCttcgactatagtccatttcttttagcgatgcatatttgcaccgactcgcagcggtgcccttttagctcgggaaagtttcggatcgctgattggttggacaagataattctaaccaatcagcgatcaggaaactttttcgagctaaaagggaaccgccgcgagtcggtgcaaatatgcatcgctaaaagaaatggactttagttctTCGACCAgatgaaataaaacaatgaaattgatatttgaCGCCATACTACTAATAATCATATTTAATAGGAAACATCAATTAACCGATTCATCATAATAAATAACAGGAAATTAAGGAACATAAAATTGAAAACGTAATGTTAATGATAAACGAAATGAAGACAAGAAATGAAATTCACATTTACGCCGAactaataaatatcaaataaaaatcataaattaatactttgaatattatgaataataaaaattaattaacataAAATTCTAACTTATTGTTAAGGAAAGATAAAGAATGCAAGCAAAaaccttaataaaaataaataaagacttAAATACGATTTACACCACAATCTCTCCGTCCTACCACTTTCCAAACCATCATCTGAATGCTAATTGGAGCATCGAATTCCTCATCTTTATTAACATGGCAAAGTACAGGAGTCAACTTAAGACAGTTTGCTAAAGTAACACCCCACCCCGGGTCATTGCAAATAGCCTACCAGAACCCTCCCCACCTCCCACACCCCAACCCCCAATAAAACAGTAACACCCCACCCTGGGTCATTGCGAATAGCCTACCCAGAACCCTCCCCACCTCCcacaccccaacccccaaaaacagtaacaccccaccccgggtcattgcaaatagcctacccagaaaccctccccacctcccacaccaccaacccccaaaaacagtaacaccccacCCTGGGTCATTGCGAATAGCCTACCCAGAACCCTCCCCCAcctccccaacccccaacccccaaaaaCAGTAAACACCCCACCCCGGGTCATTGCAAATAGCCTACCCAGAACCCTCCCCACCTCCcacaccccaacccccaaaaacagtaacacccACCCTGGGTCATTGCGAATAGCCTACCCAGAACCCCTCCCCACCTCCcacaccccaacccccaaaaacagtaacaccccacCCTGGGTCATTGCGAATAGCCTACCCAGAACCCTCCCCACCTCCcacaccccaacccccaaaaacagtaacaccccacccccgggtcattgcaaatagcctacccagaaccctccccacctcccacaccccaaccccccaaaaacagtaacaccccacCCTGGGTCATTGCGAATAGCCTACCCAGAACCCTCCCCACCTCCCcacaccccaacccccaaaaacagtaacaccccCACCCCGGGTCATTGCAAATAGCCTACCCAGAACCCTCCCCACCTCcacaccccaacccccaaaaacagtaacaccccacCCTGGGTCATTGCGAATAGCCTACCCAGAACCCTCCCCACCTCCCAccacccccaacccccaaaaacagtaacaccccaccccgggtcattgcaaatagcctacccagaaccctccccacctcccacaccccaacccccaaaaacagtaacaccccacCCTGGGTCATTGCGAATAGCCTACCCAGAACCCTCCCCACCTCCcacaccccaacccccaaaaacagtaacaccccaccctgggtcattgcaaatagcctacccagaaccctccccacctcccacaccccaacccccaaaaacagtaacaccccacCCTGGGTCATTGCGAATAGCCTACCCAGAACCCTCCCACCTCCCACACCCCAAccccaaaaacagtaacaccccacccgggtcattgcaaatagcctacccagaaccctccccacctcccacaccccaacccccaaaaacagtaacaccccacCCTGGGGTCATTGCGAATAGCCTACCCAGAACCCTCCCCACCTCCCACACCCCAACcccccaaaaacagtaacaccccaccccgggtcattgcaaatagcctacccagaaccctccccacctcccacaccccaacccccaaaaacagtaacaccccacCCTGGGTCATTGCGAATAGCCTACCCAGAACCCCTCCCCCACCTCCcacaccccaacccccaaaaacagtaacaccccCACCCCGGGTCATTGCAAATAGCCTACCCAGAACGCCTCCCCACCTCCcacaccccaacccccaaaaacagtaacaccccCACCCCGGGTCATTGCAAATAGCCTACCCAAGAACCCTCCCCACCTCCcacaccccaacccccaaaaacagtaacaccccaccccgggtcattgcaaatagcctacccagaaccctccccacctcccacacccaacccccaaaaacagtaacaccccacccctgggtcattgcaaatagcctacccagaaccctccccacctcccacaccccaacccccaaaaacagtaacaccccacCCTGGGTCATTGCGAATAGCCTACCCAGAACCCTCCCCACCTCCCACACCCCAAccccaaaaacagtaacaccccaccccgggtcattgcaaatagcctacccagaaccctccccacctccccacaccccaacccccaaaaacagTAACACACCCCACCCCCGGGTCATTGCAAATAGCCTACCCAGAACCCTCCCCACCTCCcacaccccaacccccaaaaacagtaacaccccaccccgggtcattgcaaatagcctacccagaaccctccccacctcccacaccccaacccccaaaaacagtaacaccccaccctgggtcattgcaaatagcctacccagaaccctccccacctcccacaccccaacccccaaaaacagtaacaccccaccccgggtcattgcaaatagcctacccagaaccctccccacctcccacaccccaacccccaaaaacagtaacaccccaccccgggtcattgcaaatagcctaccagaaccctccccacctcccacaccccaacccccaaaaacagtaacaccccaccccgggtcattgcaaatagcctacccagaaccctccccacctcccacaccccaacccccaaaaacagtaacaccccaccccgggtcattgcaaatagcctacccagaaccctccccacctccccacaccccaacccccaaaaacagtaacaccccacCCCGGGTCATTGCAAATAGGCCTACCCAGAACCCTCCCCACCTCCCACACCCCAAAcccccaaaaacagtaacaccccaccccgggtcattgcaaatagcctacccagaaccctccccacctcccaccaccccaacccccaaaaacagtaacaaccccACCCTGGGTCATTGCGAATAGCCTACCCAGAACCCTCCCCACCTCCCACACCCCAAccccaaaaacagtaacaccccacCCTGGGTCATTGCGAATAGCCTACCCAGAACCCTCCCCACCTCCcacaccccaacccccaaaaacagtaacaccccacCCTGGGTCATTGCGAATAGCCTACCCAGAACCCTCCCCACCCTCCCcacaccccaacccccaaaaacagtaacaccccacCCTGGGTCATTGCGAATAGCCTACCCAGAAACCCTCCCCACCTCcacaccccaacccccaaaaacagtaacaccccaccctgggtcattgcaaatagcctacccagaaccctccccacctcccacaccccaacccccaaaaacagtaacaccccacCCTGGGTCATTGCGAATAGCCTACCCAGAACCCTCCCCACCTCCcacaccccaacccccaaaaacagtaacaccccaccccgggtcattgcaaatagcctacccagaaccctcccacctcccacaccccaacccccaaaaacagtaacaccccaccctgggtcattgcaaatagcctacccagaaccctccccacctcccacaccccaacccccaaaaacagtaacaccccacCCTGGTCATTGCGAATAGCCTACCCAGAACCCTCCCCACCTCCCACACCCCAACCCCCAAAACAGTAACACCCCACCCTGGGTCATTGCAAATAGCCTACCCAGAACCCTCCCCACCTCCcacaccccaacccccaaaaacagtaacaccccacCCTGGGTCATTGCGAATAGCCTACCCAGAACCCTCCCCACCTCCcacaccccaacccccaaaaacagtaacaccccaccccgggtcattgcaaatagcctacccagaaccctccccacctcccacaccccaacccccaaaaacagtaacaccccacCCTGGGTCATTGCGAATAGCCTACCCAGAACCCTCCCCACCTCCcacaccccaacccccaaaaacagtaacaccccacCCCGGGTCATTGCAAATAGCCCTACCCAGAACCCTCCCCACCTCCcacaccccaacccccaaaaacagtaacaccccacCCTGGGTCATTGCGAATAGCCTACCCAGAACCCTCCCCACCTCCcacaccccaacccccaaaaacagtaacaccccacCCCTGGGTCATTGCGAATAGCCTACCCAGAACCCTCCCCACCTCCcacaccccaacccccaaaaacagtaacaccccaccccggggtcattgcaaatagcctacccagaaccctccccacctcccacaccccaacccccaaaaacagtaacaccccaccccggggtcattgcaaatagcctacccagaaccctccccacctcccacaccccaacccccaaaaacagtaacaccccacCCTGGGTCATTGCGAATAGCCTACCCAGAACCCTCCCCACCTCCcacaccccaacccccaaaaacagtaacaccccaccccgggtcattgcaaatagcctacccagaaccctccccacctcccacaccccaacccccaaaaacagtaacaccccaccccgggtcattgcaaatagcctacccagaaccctcccccacctcccacaccccaacccccaaaaacagtaacaccccaccccggggtcattgcaaatagcctacccagaaccctccccacctcccacaccccaacccccaaaacagtaacaccccaccccgggtcattgcaaatagcctacccagaaccctccccacctcccacaccccaacccccaaaaacagtaacaccccaccctgggtcattgcaaatagcctacccagaaccctccccacctcccacaccccaaccccccaaaaaacagtaacaccccaccccgggtcattgcaaatagcctacccagaaccctccccacctcccacacccccaacccccaaaaacagtaacaccccaccccgggtcattgcaaatagcctacccagaaccctccccacctcccacaccccaacccccaaaaacagtaacaccccaccccgggtcattgcaaatagcctacccagaaccctccccacctcccacaccccaacccccaaaaacagtaacaccccacCCCGGGTCATTGGCAAATAGCCTACCCAGAACCCTCCCCACCTCCcacaccccaacccccaaaaacagtaacaccccaccccgggtcattgcaaatagcctacccagaaccctccccacctcccacaccccaaccccccaaaaacagtaacaccccaccccgggtcattgcaaatagcctacccagaaccctccccacctcccacaccccaacccccaaaaacagtaacaccccaccctgggtcattgcaaatagcctacccagaaccctccccacctccacaccccaacccccaaaaacagtaacaccccacCCTGGGTCATTGCGAATAGCCTACCCAGAACCCTCCCCACCTCCCACACCCCAACcccccaaaaacagtaacaccccacCCCGGGTCATTGCAAATAGCCTACCCAGAACCCTCCCCCACCGTCCcacaccccaacccccaaaaacagtaacaccccaccccgggtcattgcaaatagcctacccagaaccctccccacctcccacaccccaaccccccaaaaacagtaacaccccaccccgggtcattgcaaatagcctacccagaaccctccccacctcccacaccccaaccccccaaaaacagtaacaccccaccctgggtcattgcaaatagcctacccagaaccctccccacctcccacaccccaacccccaaaaacagtaacaccccacCCTGGGTCATTGCGAATAGCCTACCCAGAACCCCTCCCCACCTCCcacaccccaacccccaaaaacagtaacaccccCACCCCGGGGTCATTGCAAATAGCCTACCCAGAACCCTCCCCACCTCCcacaccccaacccccaaaaacagtaacaccccacCCTGGGTCATTGCGAATAGCCTACCCAGAACCCTCCCCACCTCCcacaccccaacccccaaaaacagtaacaccccaccctggggtcattgcaaatagcctacccagaaccctcccccacctcccacaccccaacccccaaaaacagtaacaccccaccccggggtcattgcaaatagcctacccagaaccctcccccacctcccacaccccaaccccaaaaacagtaacaccccacCCTGGGTCATTGCGAATAGCCTACCcagaaccctcccccccccctctccaacaCCCCCAACCCCCAAAAAACAGTAACACCCCACCCCGGGTCATTGCGAATAGCCTACCCagcaccccccaccccaccctcccgCACCCGAAcccccaaaaacagtaacaccccacCCCGGGTCATTGCGAATAGCCTACCCAGcacacccccccccacacccaaACCCCCAAAAAACAGTAACACCCCCACCCCGGGTCATTGCGAATAGCCtacccagcaccccccccccccacctcccacaccccaacccccaaaaaaCAGTAACACCCCACCCCGGGTCATTGCGAATAGCCTACCCAGCTCCCCCCTCTCCAACACCCCCAACCCCAAAAAAACAGTAACACCCCACCCCGGGTCATTGCAAATAGCCTACCCAgaacccccccaacccccccccccacacccaaaCCCCCAAAAACAGTGACACCCCACCCGGGGTCATTGCGAATAGCCTACCcagcacccccacccccctcccacaccccaacccccaaaaacagtaacaccccacCCCGGGTCATTGCGAATAGCCTACCCAgaacccccccaacccccccccacaCCCAAACCCCCAAAAACAGTGACACCCCACCCGGGGGTCATTGCGAATAGCCTACCcagcacccccacccccctcccacaccccaaccccccaaaaacagtaacaccccacCCCAGGTCATTGCGAATAGCCTacccagcacccccccccctctccaacaCCCCCAACCCCCAAAAGCAGTAACACCCCACCCCGGGTCATTGCGAATAGCCTACCCAGCACCCCCAAcccccaaaaacagtaacaccccacCCGGGGTCATTGCGAATAGCCTACCCagcaccccccaccccaccctcccgCACCCGAACCCCCCAAAAAACAGTAACACCCCACCCCCGGGTCATTGCGAACAGCCtacccagcacccccccccccccctcccacaccccaacccccaaaaacagtaacaccccacCCCGGGTCATTGCGAATAGCCTACCCagcacccccccaccccaccctcccgcaccccaacccccaaaaacagtaacaccccacTCCAGGTCATTGCGAATAGCCtacccagcacccccccccccctctccaacacccccaacccccaaaaacagtaacaccccacCCCGGGTCATTGCGAATAGCCTACCCAGCACCCCCCCACCTCCCTCCcacaccccaacccccaaaaacagTAACCAAAAAGGAGCTTAGAGAAAAATCCCCTAACCATTGTTTTCTTATGCAAATGAAGTGGTTTGCGGTTTGCGCaagttattattgatgatatttgcGGTCGAGGTATATTTGTCTTGAGCTGCGGTGGTCCCGCAATCGGTGTCAGGCGCGATAGATAATGGCGCTTTGGCACGATGGTCCCAGCAGGAGGTGATGCCCCCACCCAGGATTCCATATACACACACCGCAGCTGCTGCCTTTCATATCGTGCGTGCCCAGAGGTAAGTAAGTAGATCCTATAAGCAGAAGGATATTATGTACAACTGGACataacatatcattattattacttgctaagctacaaccttagttggaaaagcaagatgcttataagCCAAGgttccccaacaaggaaaatagcccagtgaggaaaggaaaaaaggaaaaataatatattctatgaCCAATGAcacttaaataaatatttcctatataaactatgaaaactttaacaaatcaaaaggaagagaaacgagatagaatagtgtgcccgtgtaccctcaagcaagagaaccctggtACATCTCGTTCCAAAGAAATGCACCCTCCCACACCTTTACTTTgcggcgaataaccaaacagatagtatagggCACGGTCCTGGATATAGGGAGACATGGCAAAATGGTGGGAGGGGCTAAACACAGGTACTcgccatgcagtaagggtgtggctgaaaAAACTTCCTCGGGGTGAGGGTGTATCAcgaattcctgtgcccaactgtacgtCATCCCTGCACTGAATTATAACTGTTTAATAAATTTAAACAAAATGCCGTGCTTTATTTCGAAATACTACATATTCGTCTTTTCAGAAGACTAAAGTAGAGGAAAATTACAGGGGTTCCGCTAGATATAATTGCAAATAACAGTAGAAGAATGGTAATAGTAACAGTAACCTTCTTACTACTATTGTCATTTTGATTATTCTTCTGGTTAATGTGAGTTTCCATTTATGCTAAACCTTTTCAACGTCTGTTATTTCTATATCATAATTGAATAGGAAATTGAGATCAAATACAgtcaactattattatcatttctcaaAAATTGAAAGTTCGCGTTATACCCTGTAATTTTTGTCTACTATAATAAACATTAAACATAATAACCATAAAAGGGAAGAAGCATAAATAAGAGACAATGACAAACTAGATACTTTAACACTAAATtaccttcatcatcatctactattaTTACcataaaaagcctatttaaggtttaaaggtcactcatgaatggcaagcgcaagggagagtgacattgccctatcgagcaggacaatgccttggagagtgaccatatatacatatgatcagcgcccaagacccctatccacccaagctgggacccagaaggccaggcaatggctgctcatgattcAGAAGCTAGCCCTACAAGCTCCCCaaacaccccccatccttagctcacaagtatggtgaggttgcagcgaccaaagaaactaacgagtttgagcgagactcgaaccccaactggcgttcaccagtcaagcacgctaccacatcggcaaccacaacTTCGATGGAGTAGACATTGCtcttgaaattattgtaaacatgaCTTTCTATGACatgggttcccaacctggggtacatgtaccccccccccccccccccttggatgcATTTTTTCTCTTCAGGGGGAACACTGGATCAAAATGGCCAGTACTGAGCAATATATGATGTAATCTGCATTGACAtttaatattacattatattacaaTAGAAATTTCATCGTTTCCGTTTTCTTCATCAATTCCAAGGGTACACAAGAATCTATGAAAATGCATACAGAGTACAAAGGAACAAAAACGTTGGGAACCCCCTGTTCTATAAGAATAGGGAGATTTTTTACTACCAattttacttgttttatttattttattttttatctttttttggttTAATCCCGCATCCCGAGATTAGCAGCATCTAGCTTCACTAACACGATCTTTTAAAcaaatctatataatttttcttccgaAATGCGTCGTGTCAGGGAATAAAATCTTCGTAATGAGTTTGTGAATCTA carries:
- the LOC137618482 gene encoding uncharacterized protein, which encodes MVSGRHSSSIQSSSLTFQMTQISAYRESNTPPWVIANSLPRTLPTSHHPQPPKTVTPHPGSLQIAYPEPSPPPTPQPPKTVTPHPGSLRIAYPEPSPPPTPQPPKTVTPHPGSLQIAYPEPSPPPTPQPPKTVTPHPGSLRIAYPEPSHLPHPNPKNSNTPPGSLQIAYPEPSPPPTPQPPKTVTPHPGVIANSLPRTLPTSHTPTPQKHNTPPWVIANSLPRTLPTSHTPTPKTVTPHPGSLQIAYPEPSPPPHTPTPKNSNTPHPRVIANSLPRTLPTSHTPTPKNTYPEPSPPPHTPTPKNSNTPPRVIANRPTQNPPHLPHPKPPKTVTPHPGSLQIAYPEPSPPPTTPTPKNITPHPGSLRIAYPETLPTSTPQPPKTVTPHPGSLQIAYPEPSPPPTPQPPKTVTPHPGSLRIAYPEPSPPPTPQPPKTVTPHPGLPRTLPTSHTPTPKTVTPHPGSLQIAYPEPSPPPTPQPPKTVTPHPGSLRIAYPEPSPPPTPQPPKTVTPHPGSLQIAYPEPSPPPTPQPPKTVTPHPGSLRIAYPEPSPPPTPQPPKTVTPHPGSLQIALPRTLPTSHTPTPKNSNTPPWVIANSLPRTLPTSHTPTPKNTYPEPSPPPTPQPPKTVTPHPGSLRIAYPEPLPTSHTPTPKNSNTPTPGSLQIAYPEPSPPPTPQPPKTVTPHPGSLRIAYPEPSPPPTPQPPKTEEKRDRIVCPCTLKQENPGTSRSKEMHPPTPLLCGE